In a single window of the Diospyros lotus cultivar Yz01 chromosome 10, ASM1463336v1, whole genome shotgun sequence genome:
- the LOC127811602 gene encoding protein-S-isoprenylcysteine O-methyltransferase A-like gives MSLSSTNWETSFLKRLWDTVGTYLFVFQFSRSSTFSEIFGYTACRQLSQMLFAVIFFHGSEYALAVIIHGRSNVRLSSLLISTNYLLALIGALLEYVAEIYYFPGMKKHWWISNLGLVMVVIGEIIRKMAIVTAGQAFTHLIKIYHEERHKLVTHGIYRFVRHPAYCGFFIWSVGTQIMLCNPISTAAFAIVVWSFFARRIPYEEYFLRQFFGADYDEYARSVPSGVPFVK, from the exons GAAACATCATTCTTGAAGCGTCTTTGGGATACTGTAGGGACCTACCTTTTTGTATTCCAGTTCTCAAGATCTTCTACCTTTTCAG AAATCTTTGGCTACACAGCTTGCAGACAGCTGTCCCAAATGTTATTTGCAGTAATTTTCTTCCACGGGTCTGAATACGCTCTAGCAGTGATCATCCATGGTAGATCAAATGTACGTCTTAGTTCTCTTTTAATTAGCACAAACTATCTCCTCGCACTGATTGGTGCACTGCTGGAGTATGTCGCCGAAATCTACTATTTTCCTGGGATGAAAAAACACTGGTGGATTAGCAACTTGGGTCTTGTAATGGTGGTAATTGGGGAAATCATACGGAAGATGGCTATTGTAACAGCTGGTCAGGCCTTCACTCATTTAATTAAGATTTACCATGAGGAGCGCCACAAATTGGTCACTCATGGAATCTATAGATTTGTTCGACATCCGGCATACTGTGGTTTCTTCATTTGGTCAGTAGGCACTCAGATAATGCTCTGCAATCCAATTTCAACAGCTGCTTTCGCCATTGTGGTTTGGAGTTTCTTTGCAAGACGGATACCATATGAAGAGTACTTCTTGAGGCAGTTTTTCGGGGCAGATTATGATGAATATGCTCGATCAGTACCTTCTGGTGTTCCGTTTGTGAAGTGa